Proteins encoded within one genomic window of Augochlora pura isolate Apur16 chromosome 11, APUR_v2.2.1, whole genome shotgun sequence:
- the Tpnciiia gene encoding troponin C type IIIa — protein MDDLTKDQVALLKKAFDAFDHDKKGSIGTDMVGTILTMLGYELSEKTLKEIIQEVDEDGSGLLEFEEFCTLAARFLVEEDAEAMQQELREAFRLYDKEGNGYITTAVFRDILHELDDKLTPQELDMMIEEIDADGSGTLDFDEFMEVMTGGDD, from the exons ATG GATGATCTTACCAAGGACCAAGTCGCCC TTCTGAAGAAAGCCTTCGATGCGTTCGACCACGACAAGAAAGGCAGCATCGGCACAGACATGGTGGGAACGATATTGACCATGTTGGGCTACGAGCTCAGCGAGAAGACTCTGAAAGAAATCATTCAGGAGGTCGACGAAGACG GATCCGGCCTACTGGAATTCGAAGAGTTCTGCACGCTGGCTGCGAGATTCTTGGTGGAGGAGGACGCCGAGGCGATGCAGCAGGAATTGCGAGAGGCGTTCCGGTTGTACGACAAAGAAGGGAACGGCTACATCACCACGGCCGTGTTCCGTGACATTCTCCACGAGCTGGACGACAAACTGACGCCGCAGGAGCTCGACATGATGATCGAGGAGATTGACGCTGACGGCTCCGGGACGCTTGACTTCGACG AGTTCATGGAAGTGATGACCGGCGGCGACGACTAA